In Arthrobacter citreus, a genomic segment contains:
- the rsmA gene encoding 16S rRNA (adenine(1518)-N(6)/adenine(1519)-N(6))-dimethyltransferase RsmA has translation MTESVSSSRPPVKPLLGATDIRALADELGVRPTKTLGQNFVIDGNTIRRIVAAAGVGPEETVLEVGPGLGSLTLGLLDAARSVVAVEIDPVLAERLPATVQSWRPEKADQLHVVLGDAMRITELPVEPTALVANLPYNVAVPVVLHLLERFPSLQHGLVMVQDEVADRLAAVPGSKVYGVPSVKAAWYTTMRKAGVIGMNVFWPAPKIASGLVGFTRHEPLQTTATREEVFAVIDAAFAQRRKTLRAALSGWAGSPAQAENALVAAGVDPKARGEVIDIHAFARIAEAKDAAPAAGGGTDGAASL, from the coding sequence GTGACTGAATCCGTTTCCTCCTCCCGTCCTCCGGTAAAACCGCTGCTGGGTGCCACTGATATCCGCGCCCTGGCTGACGAGCTGGGAGTGCGGCCAACCAAGACTCTCGGGCAGAACTTCGTCATTGACGGCAACACCATCCGCCGGATCGTGGCTGCCGCCGGCGTTGGCCCCGAGGAAACGGTGTTGGAGGTGGGCCCCGGCCTGGGTTCACTCACCCTGGGACTGCTGGACGCCGCCCGCTCGGTTGTCGCCGTCGAAATCGACCCGGTACTCGCCGAACGCCTGCCCGCGACCGTCCAGTCCTGGCGGCCGGAGAAAGCAGACCAGCTCCATGTGGTTCTGGGCGACGCGATGCGGATCACCGAACTGCCGGTCGAGCCGACAGCGCTGGTGGCCAACCTGCCGTACAACGTGGCAGTGCCCGTGGTGCTGCACCTGCTGGAACGGTTCCCCTCCCTGCAGCACGGACTGGTCATGGTCCAGGACGAGGTGGCGGACCGCCTGGCCGCGGTTCCCGGGTCCAAGGTCTACGGAGTGCCCTCGGTCAAGGCAGCCTGGTACACCACCATGCGCAAAGCCGGCGTGATCGGCATGAACGTCTTCTGGCCGGCCCCCAAGATCGCTTCCGGGCTGGTTGGATTCACCCGTCACGAACCGCTGCAGACCACGGCCACCCGTGAAGAGGTTTTCGCCGTGATCGACGCGGCCTTCGCCCAGCGCCGCAAGACGCTGCGCGCAGCGCTGTCAGGCTGGGCCGGCAGCCCCGCGCAGGCCGAAAACGCGCTGGTGGCGGCCGGGGTGGATCCGAAGGCCCGGGGTGAAGTCATCGACATCCACGCCTTTGCCCGGATCGCTGAAGCCAAGGATGCCGCACCCGCAGCCGGCGGCGGCACTGACGGCGCGGCATCCCTCTAG
- a CDS encoding helix-turn-helix transcriptional regulator encodes MGKTFGKRLQTVRMDRRLTQAELGGDMFRPRDISQLEKGRREPVGGAVRLLAERLTAVQGFPQPRPGEDSRTFLEFSAAQAWDERNYPAARGYSQQAADTALAEGDPMGWWELTFLAAACLRRVHRYPECMAEAEMLALHPLAAEGQPLRPQAETLLATACQGSGRLPEAVGHARRALELGLSARIGAGQLIEVYEALIAALSESGLQDEAWGHCQTLLLPLLEATSDRQTSGKGYWAVGNVAFRRGDLAAGVRHHTKAGSLLTPDADLEVWAAFNRASAAMRLAEGLHDNATRECMVHAETALSVVGGTEDEALTNQHSRGRWLQLSGNHASAARVLGDVYGHRDSLSLQDAGEVALHLAISVAALGRSREAVDLLDKSAAAFWAAGAVDRAGHAGRLAAEARTGHAVGLTNRTGA; translated from the coding sequence ATGGGCAAAACCTTCGGAAAACGGCTGCAAACCGTGCGCATGGACCGGCGGCTGACCCAGGCGGAGCTTGGTGGTGACATGTTCCGGCCCCGGGATATTTCCCAGCTGGAAAAGGGACGCCGGGAGCCGGTGGGCGGGGCGGTCCGGCTGCTGGCGGAACGGCTGACCGCCGTGCAGGGTTTCCCGCAGCCACGCCCCGGGGAGGACAGCCGGACCTTTCTGGAGTTTTCGGCCGCGCAGGCCTGGGATGAGCGGAATTACCCGGCGGCGCGCGGATACTCCCAGCAGGCTGCGGACACGGCCTTGGCCGAGGGAGACCCGATGGGCTGGTGGGAGCTGACGTTCCTCGCGGCCGCCTGCCTGCGCAGGGTGCACCGGTATCCGGAGTGCATGGCCGAGGCGGAAATGCTGGCGCTGCATCCGCTGGCCGCCGAAGGACAGCCTTTGCGCCCGCAGGCGGAGACCCTGCTGGCCACGGCGTGCCAGGGATCGGGGCGGCTTCCGGAAGCGGTGGGCCACGCCCGGCGGGCCCTGGAACTGGGTCTGTCCGCACGGATTGGCGCCGGTCAGCTAATTGAAGTGTATGAGGCGTTGATTGCGGCTCTTTCGGAGAGCGGCCTCCAGGATGAGGCCTGGGGACATTGCCAAACCCTCCTGCTCCCCCTGCTGGAGGCCACTTCAGACCGCCAGACCAGCGGCAAGGGGTATTGGGCCGTGGGTAACGTCGCCTTCCGCCGGGGGGACCTGGCCGCCGGGGTCCGCCATCACACCAAGGCCGGTTCGTTGCTGACGCCCGATGCGGACCTGGAGGTATGGGCTGCCTTTAACCGTGCCTCGGCTGCGATGCGGCTGGCCGAAGGACTTCATGACAACGCAACCAGGGAGTGCATGGTGCATGCCGAAACCGCGCTTTCGGTGGTGGGCGGCACCGAGGATGAGGCACTGACCAATCAGCACAGCCGCGGCCGGTGGCTGCAGCTGAGCGGCAACCATGCTTCGGCCGCCCGTGTGCTCGGTGATGTGTACGGGCACCGGGACTCGCTCTCCTTGCAGGATGCCGGCGAAGTGGCCCTGCATCTGGCGATCAGCGTAGCGGCACTGGGGAGGTCCCGGGAGGCTGTGGACCTGTTGGACAAGAGCGCGGCCGCTTTCTGGGCCGCGGGAGCAGTGGACCGTGCCGGTCATGCCGGCCGGCTGGCGGCGGAGGCACGGACCGGACATGCGGTGGGCTTAACGAACCGGACCGGGGCCTGA
- a CDS encoding transglycosylase family protein produces the protein MVALILGLVAFIGTNKSVSLTVDGQSTDVMTFGGTVAEVLQKADVQVTAADRVSPALGEEVTDGTAIEVFKAKTVDLTLDGEGHTVSTTGQTVADLVSELRVASNSAVSASLDTALTGLDDRLSISTPKTVTMVLDGTSYDRPTTAGTVAELLDEAGITLAATDRLTVPASTALVDGMALKVTRVQPGEPETVTEPVPYESTEVPDPNLLEGEKKVTAKGTPGEIVRVFSTVLVDGVEASRTLVSETVALPPVEEKIAVGTKKKPAAPAPAAPGGAAPSGGNWAALAQCESNGNWHINTGNGYSGGLQFSVSSWLGAGGGQYAPIAAEATPEQQIAVAEKLRANGGWGHWPACAAKLGLL, from the coding sequence ATGGTTGCCCTCATCCTGGGGCTGGTGGCCTTTATCGGCACCAACAAATCCGTTTCCCTGACCGTTGACGGTCAAAGCACCGACGTGATGACCTTTGGAGGCACTGTCGCCGAGGTCCTCCAAAAGGCCGATGTGCAGGTCACCGCTGCAGACCGCGTGAGCCCGGCTCTCGGCGAGGAGGTCACCGACGGAACCGCCATCGAGGTCTTCAAGGCAAAAACCGTGGACCTGACGCTGGACGGCGAAGGCCACACGGTCAGCACCACCGGCCAAACCGTGGCCGATCTCGTGTCCGAGCTCCGCGTCGCATCCAACTCCGCCGTCTCGGCTTCCTTGGACACCGCCCTGACCGGGCTCGATGACCGGCTCTCGATTTCAACCCCCAAGACAGTCACCATGGTCCTGGACGGCACGTCCTATGACCGCCCAACGACGGCGGGAACCGTTGCCGAACTGCTGGATGAAGCGGGAATCACCCTCGCAGCAACCGACCGGCTGACTGTCCCCGCAAGCACGGCCCTGGTGGACGGCATGGCCCTGAAGGTCACCCGCGTGCAGCCCGGAGAGCCGGAGACCGTCACGGAGCCGGTGCCGTACGAATCCACCGAAGTACCGGACCCCAACCTGCTGGAGGGCGAGAAAAAGGTCACCGCCAAGGGAACCCCCGGCGAGATTGTCCGCGTTTTCAGCACCGTCCTGGTTGACGGCGTGGAAGCCAGCCGGACCCTGGTCAGCGAAACCGTGGCCCTGCCGCCGGTTGAGGAAAAGATTGCCGTGGGCACCAAGAAAAAGCCTGCCGCTCCCGCACCGGCTGCGCCCGGCGGAGCCGCACCCTCCGGAGGAAACTGGGCCGCGCTGGCGCAGTGCGAGTCCAATGGAAACTGGCACATCAACACCGGCAACGGGTATTCCGGCGGACTGCAGTTCAGCGTTTCGAGCTGGCTCGGCGCAGGAGGCGGCCAGTATGCGCCGATCGCCGCGGAAGCAACCCCCGAACAGCAGATTGCCGTCGCCGAGAAACTGCGCGCCAACGGCGGATGGGGCCACTGGCCGGCATGCGCCGCCAAGCTGGGCCTGCTCTAA
- a CDS encoding TatD family hydrolase translates to MCNDSGYVPGEIPAAYLDFASGSGKPYPPAPEPLPVPVIDNHTHLDFAPGEAGTAGVRAAMDAAAAAGVRGAVQVGTDLESSRFTVSVLDGEPRLLGAVAIHPNDAPLLAAEGSLDAALEEIETLARHPRVRGIGETGLDYFRTGSDGVERQQYSFRRHIDIAKRLGLALQIHDRDAHDDVVRVLLEEGAPQNVVFHCFSGDRDLARTCNENGWNMSFAGTLTFKNAGNLREALAVADRQLLLVETDSPFLTPHPYRGRPNASYMVPFTVRFMAAQLGVDLSELGSTLVENTVRVYGSWDGGTAV, encoded by the coding sequence ATGTGTAATGACAGTGGTTATGTTCCGGGCGAAATCCCCGCCGCCTATCTGGACTTCGCATCCGGCTCGGGGAAACCGTATCCTCCCGCGCCGGAACCGCTTCCGGTTCCGGTCATCGATAACCACACCCACTTGGATTTCGCGCCCGGCGAGGCCGGCACCGCAGGGGTTCGGGCGGCCATGGACGCCGCCGCGGCGGCTGGCGTCCGCGGGGCCGTGCAGGTGGGAACGGACCTGGAATCCTCCCGCTTCACGGTCTCGGTTCTGGACGGGGAGCCGCGGCTGCTCGGTGCAGTGGCAATTCATCCCAATGATGCTCCCCTCCTCGCCGCGGAGGGCTCCCTCGACGCCGCACTGGAAGAAATCGAAACACTGGCACGGCATCCCCGGGTGCGCGGCATCGGCGAAACGGGCCTGGACTATTTCCGCACCGGCTCCGACGGCGTCGAGCGCCAGCAGTACTCCTTCCGCCGGCACATCGACATTGCCAAGCGGCTGGGCCTGGCCCTGCAGATCCACGACCGGGATGCCCACGACGACGTCGTGCGGGTCCTGCTTGAGGAGGGGGCACCCCAGAACGTCGTCTTCCACTGCTTCTCCGGTGACCGGGACCTGGCCCGGACCTGTAATGAGAACGGCTGGAACATGTCCTTCGCCGGCACCCTCACCTTCAAGAACGCGGGGAACCTCCGCGAGGCGCTGGCGGTGGCTGACCGTCAGCTCCTGCTGGTGGAGACAGACTCTCCCTTCCTGACCCCGCACCCGTACCGCGGCCGCCCGAACGCCAGCTACATGGTGCCGTTCACGGTCCGGTTCATGGCCGCCCAGCTGGGGGTTGACCTTTCTGAACTGGGGTCCACCCTGGTGGAGAACACGGTGCGGGTTTACGGCTCCTGGGACGGCGGAACCGCCGTTTAG
- a CDS encoding AAA family ATPase, with amino-acid sequence MDARNPAATAPYSGGIPAAAASGEPAAWNRRAETPQDAEAFHQAASGILASINTVIDGKEEAASLVLTVLLAQGHVLLEDVPGVGKTLLAKTLARTIDCSVTRIQFTPDLLPSDVTGVSIYNQDSHRFEFRQGPIFANIVIGDEINRASAKTQSALLECMEERQVTVDGGTYRLAEPFMVVATQNPIEMEGTYPLPEAQRDRFMARISMGYPDTRSEIEMLESHQSTSPLDKVAAVVDVGEVAAMTARVRDIFVSNAVKEYTVAIGRATREHAHLRLGASPRALLQLLRAAKAHAALAGRDFVLPDDISHLTDAVLAHRIILDRKAASSGETPSGLLAHLLSRVPVPRSPAGERMRR; translated from the coding sequence ATGGACGCTCGAAATCCAGCAGCCACCGCACCCTATTCCGGGGGCATCCCCGCAGCGGCGGCATCCGGGGAACCGGCAGCCTGGAACCGCAGGGCCGAAACCCCGCAGGATGCCGAAGCGTTCCACCAAGCAGCCTCCGGTATCCTCGCATCCATCAATACCGTTATTGACGGCAAGGAAGAAGCAGCGTCCCTGGTGCTGACCGTCCTGCTTGCACAGGGCCATGTGCTCCTGGAAGACGTTCCCGGCGTCGGCAAGACGCTCCTGGCCAAGACGCTCGCCCGCACCATCGACTGCTCCGTGACCCGGATCCAGTTCACGCCGGACCTGCTTCCGTCCGATGTCACCGGGGTGTCGATCTACAACCAGGATTCCCACCGGTTCGAATTCCGGCAGGGACCGATCTTCGCGAACATTGTGATCGGCGACGAAATTAACCGTGCCTCCGCCAAAACGCAGTCCGCCCTGCTGGAGTGCATGGAGGAACGCCAGGTCACAGTGGACGGCGGCACCTACCGGCTGGCCGAACCGTTCATGGTGGTGGCCACCCAGAATCCCATCGAGATGGAGGGCACCTATCCCCTCCCCGAGGCACAGCGCGACCGCTTTATGGCGCGCATTTCCATGGGCTACCCGGATACGCGGTCGGAAATCGAGATGCTGGAATCCCATCAGTCAACGTCGCCGCTGGATAAGGTTGCCGCCGTCGTCGACGTCGGTGAGGTTGCCGCCATGACGGCCCGGGTGCGGGATATCTTCGTTTCCAATGCCGTGAAGGAATACACAGTGGCCATTGGCCGGGCGACCCGCGAACACGCCCACCTGAGGCTCGGCGCCAGTCCCCGGGCGCTGCTGCAGCTGCTGCGCGCGGCCAAGGCCCACGCGGCGCTGGCGGGACGGGACTTCGTTCTGCCGGATGACATATCGCACCTGACCGACGCGGTCCTGGCGCACCGGATTATCCTGGACCGCAAGGCGGCCAGCTCCGGCGAGACGCCAAGCGGCCTGCTGGCGCATCTGCTGTCCCGCGTTCCTGTACCCCGCAGCCCTGCCGGTGAGCGCATGCGGCGGTAA
- a CDS encoding DUF58 domain-containing protein, translating into MESATRLLTPRGWGLMLAGLAALLMAQVMGRRDVLVLSVFLLALPLLSALALRLLKPVFDVERTFSSATVETGIPVTVVLSLRTPRPVRESATMREGLPLRFGESPVFRFPARFTAPDGASTYEYQLRSTRRGLFPIGPVTAEFQDLFGLSRRRHTLGAADSLVVSPAPRALPRTLLGGPRGTEGSVASPLRGNPSEDDVTTREYRSGDPMRRVHWAATARHGELMVRQEEPVTSPGATLLIDAREGSYAGGIASTLWMEPAGGNGLSTSESFEWAVTAAVSTAAHLVENGYSLHLLDAFARPGLARSPSAPDPRQRDFTGLAGLQDIADGLAALGLESRSPERPRSPEDGAGTGSGDSGRWRPRRRDPGNAVREDRAPARRTADSNPPSGIGRGAFADALLDSLAQRRRGPLVAVLGRLSAEDAHRLAPAADYASRAFAVLVVDRLPEAAPALAVLRAGGWDVCAATPESDLTRVWASFGAPAVLPVPASNAREDRP; encoded by the coding sequence ATGGAATCAGCAACACGGCTCCTCACACCCCGCGGCTGGGGCCTGATGCTGGCTGGCCTGGCTGCGCTGCTCATGGCACAGGTCATGGGCCGCCGTGATGTCCTTGTCCTCTCGGTGTTCCTGCTCGCGCTGCCGCTGTTGTCAGCCCTGGCGCTGCGGCTGCTCAAGCCGGTGTTCGACGTCGAACGCACCTTCAGTTCGGCGACGGTGGAAACGGGGATTCCAGTGACTGTGGTGCTGTCCCTGCGCACGCCCCGTCCAGTCCGGGAGAGCGCCACCATGCGGGAAGGGCTGCCCCTGCGGTTTGGGGAAAGCCCGGTGTTCCGGTTTCCCGCGCGGTTCACCGCACCGGACGGCGCGAGCACCTATGAATATCAACTTCGCTCCACCCGCCGCGGCCTCTTTCCCATTGGCCCCGTAACGGCGGAATTCCAGGACCTTTTTGGGCTTTCCAGGCGGCGGCACACCCTGGGCGCCGCTGATTCCCTCGTCGTGTCCCCGGCGCCGCGAGCCCTGCCCCGCACCCTGCTGGGTGGTCCGCGCGGCACTGAGGGATCCGTAGCGAGCCCCCTCCGCGGCAACCCCAGCGAGGATGACGTCACCACCCGGGAATACCGTTCCGGGGATCCGATGCGGCGGGTCCACTGGGCAGCCACCGCACGGCACGGAGAACTGATGGTCCGGCAGGAAGAGCCCGTGACCTCCCCCGGCGCCACTCTGCTGATTGATGCGCGGGAGGGATCCTACGCCGGCGGCATCGCGTCCACGCTGTGGATGGAACCGGCCGGCGGCAATGGGCTGTCCACCTCGGAATCCTTCGAATGGGCGGTCACGGCCGCTGTTTCCACAGCTGCCCATCTGGTGGAGAACGGATATTCGCTGCATCTCCTGGACGCCTTTGCCCGCCCCGGCCTCGCCCGGTCCCCTTCCGCACCCGACCCACGGCAACGCGATTTCACCGGCCTCGCCGGGCTGCAGGATATCGCCGACGGGCTGGCTGCGCTGGGACTGGAATCCCGCTCCCCGGAACGGCCCCGCAGTCCCGAGGACGGCGCAGGGACCGGCAGCGGGGATTCGGGCCGGTGGCGGCCGCGCCGCCGGGACCCGGGGAACGCAGTGCGGGAGGACCGGGCACCGGCGCGGCGAACGGCGGACAGCAATCCGCCGTCGGGCATCGGCCGGGGAGCCTTTGCGGATGCGCTGCTGGACTCCCTTGCCCAGCGCCGCCGAGGACCCCTGGTGGCGGTGCTGGGACGGCTGTCCGCCGAGGACGCACACCGGCTTGCACCGGCTGCCGACTACGCATCGCGTGCCTTTGCCGTCCTGGTTGTGGACCGGCTGCCGGAAGCCGCCCCGGCGCTGGCCGTCCTTCGAGCCGGCGGCTGGGACGTCTGCGCGGCAACTCCCGAGTCCGACCTGACGCGCGTCTGGGCCTCGTTCGGAGCCCCCGCCGTCCTGCCTGTTCCTGCATCCAACGCCCGCGAGGACCGCCCATGA
- a CDS encoding DUF3488 and transglutaminase-like domain-containing protein, protein MTATLTRPSAEGQAEVPQTSRFRPPWDWASAGASAVAVLLCSISLHGVFDGWSWFPPLVLTVAAVVSAMAAARRFRAPTALVPAVGLAALAIALTWLFAASTALLGLLPTGATLERSGRLVNEAQATIMNQVPPVLADPGIVFIACLGTGLIALLVDTLATTLRMPAASGLGLLALLTVPAVLKPNSIGVLAFILASSGYLLILATGSWQDRPRSASAASRPPGRQAAIAAGIGVAALVLALSLPAALPGFNQGTFPQGSRLNIWTGQSGLNPVVALGNDLRQPSASGRIRYATDSGQAVYLRSTTLEDFSGQRWAPDLRPESRRAGLQDMVPAEAAGPAENSTTVTTRVRSETYSSPWLLAPYAPQQVSGATGRFSWDPKTMTVISEENKGVSRLDYEVQSASPDISADSLRGLEPVPEGTVDPIFTELPEDLPESIREATREATTRANGPYEQAMAIQDYLRGQDFSYSLDAPVEGGYDGNGMDVLDRFLEEKSGYCVHYAAAMAVMAREAGIPSRMALGFAPGRSTGSTLLNMRGEELREYEVDSRDAHAWPELYFEGTGWVRFEPTPSRGSVPSYALQPRPTLQEGAGPDDDLSVDRPLPETVPQPALTPPPSSSAAPVAAAETGAGKAAAAGLAVLTAVAALLSPWALRRRRRTLRRRGLAGGRRTGGPAELFRARSAGPRSGQASGPASLAWDEAADTGLDFGHVPEKSESPRAYALRLERDAMLADGPALALQRLREAYEQEVYAAPGVLTSPAAAAASAGSASAASASAGAADPARAERLWADVKSVQDGLSASASWAVRIRARYFPASLASRFHL, encoded by the coding sequence ATGACCGCCACACTGACCCGGCCCTCCGCCGAAGGGCAAGCCGAGGTGCCGCAGACGTCCCGGTTCAGGCCTCCGTGGGACTGGGCATCCGCGGGCGCCAGCGCCGTTGCCGTCCTGTTGTGCAGCATCAGCCTGCACGGTGTCTTTGACGGCTGGTCCTGGTTTCCTCCGCTGGTGCTCACAGTTGCGGCAGTGGTGTCAGCCATGGCGGCAGCCCGCCGGTTCCGGGCCCCCACCGCATTGGTTCCCGCCGTCGGCCTGGCAGCTCTTGCGATAGCCCTGACCTGGTTGTTTGCCGCTTCAACGGCCCTGCTGGGCCTGCTGCCCACCGGAGCAACCCTGGAGCGCAGCGGCCGGCTGGTCAACGAGGCGCAGGCCACCATCATGAACCAGGTCCCTCCGGTGCTTGCCGACCCGGGCATCGTTTTTATCGCCTGCCTGGGGACCGGACTGATTGCCCTGCTGGTTGATACGCTCGCCACCACGCTGCGGATGCCGGCGGCGAGCGGGCTCGGGTTGCTGGCCCTGCTGACGGTCCCGGCGGTGTTGAAGCCCAACAGCATTGGGGTTCTTGCCTTTATCCTGGCGAGCTCCGGCTACCTGCTGATCCTGGCCACCGGCTCCTGGCAGGACCGTCCCCGCAGCGCTTCGGCTGCCAGCCGCCCGCCCGGCCGGCAGGCAGCGATCGCCGCGGGGATCGGAGTGGCCGCACTTGTCCTGGCGCTGAGTCTGCCGGCGGCCCTCCCCGGTTTCAACCAGGGCACGTTTCCGCAGGGATCACGGCTGAACATCTGGACCGGCCAGTCGGGCCTTAATCCGGTGGTCGCGCTGGGGAACGACCTGCGCCAGCCCTCGGCGTCGGGCCGTATCCGCTACGCGACGGACTCCGGACAGGCCGTTTACCTGCGCTCCACCACGCTGGAGGATTTCTCCGGCCAACGGTGGGCGCCCGATCTGCGGCCGGAAAGCCGCCGTGCCGGCCTGCAGGACATGGTCCCCGCGGAAGCTGCCGGGCCCGCGGAAAACTCAACCACTGTCACCACCCGCGTCCGGTCCGAAACCTACAGCAGTCCGTGGCTGCTGGCTCCCTATGCTCCCCAGCAGGTGAGCGGCGCCACCGGCCGGTTCAGCTGGGACCCGAAAACCATGACCGTCATTTCCGAGGAGAACAAGGGAGTGTCAAGACTGGACTACGAGGTGCAAAGCGCTTCGCCGGACATCTCGGCTGACTCCCTGCGGGGCCTGGAACCGGTGCCGGAAGGCACTGTTGATCCGATCTTTACCGAGCTCCCGGAAGACCTGCCCGAGAGCATCCGGGAGGCCACGCGCGAAGCCACAACCAGGGCCAACGGCCCGTATGAACAGGCAATGGCCATCCAGGACTACCTGCGCGGGCAGGATTTCAGCTATTCACTGGATGCGCCGGTGGAGGGCGGGTATGACGGTAACGGCATGGACGTCCTGGACCGTTTCCTGGAGGAAAAATCCGGCTACTGCGTGCACTACGCCGCCGCAATGGCCGTGATGGCCCGGGAAGCGGGCATCCCCAGCCGGATGGCCCTTGGCTTCGCGCCGGGACGGTCCACCGGAAGCACCCTGCTGAATATGCGGGGCGAGGAATTGCGGGAGTACGAGGTGGATTCGCGTGACGCGCATGCGTGGCCGGAACTCTACTTCGAAGGCACGGGCTGGGTTCGCTTTGAGCCGACCCCGTCGCGGGGATCCGTTCCCTCCTACGCATTGCAGCCCCGTCCCACGCTTCAGGAAGGCGCCGGCCCTGATGACGATCTGAGTGTGGACCGCCCGCTGCCGGAAACTGTTCCCCAGCCCGCGCTGACTCCCCCGCCGTCCTCGAGCGCTGCTCCGGTGGCGGCTGCTGAAACAGGCGCCGGAAAAGCGGCAGCTGCGGGGCTGGCCGTCCTGACCGCTGTTGCAGCCCTGTTGAGCCCCTGGGCACTGCGCCGTCGCAGGCGGACCCTCCGCCGGCGCGGACTGGCCGGTGGCAGGCGTACCGGCGGCCCGGCTGAGTTGTTCCGCGCCAGGTCGGCCGGGCCACGATCGGGTCAGGCCTCGGGACCGGCGTCGCTGGCGTGGGATGAAGCCGCTGACACCGGCCTGGACTTTGGCCACGTGCCGGAGAAGTCCGAATCCCCCCGCGCGTATGCCCTGCGCCTTGAACGCGATGCAATGCTGGCGGACGGTCCGGCCCTGGCGCTGCAACGGCTTCGCGAAGCGTACGAGCAGGAAGTGTATGCGGCGCCGGGGGTTCTCACTTCGCCGGCAGCGGCGGCGGCTTCGGCAGGGTCCGCTTCGGCAGCGTCCGCTTCGGCCGGTGCAGCGGACCCTGCCCGGGCCGAGCGGCTGTGGGCGGATGTGAAGTCGGTCCAGGACGGATTGTCGGCATCCGCTTCATGGGCCGTCCGGATCCGGGCACGGTATTTCCCGGCATCGCTGGCGTCCCGGTTTCACCTGTAA